A section of the Bacteroidales bacterium genome encodes:
- a CDS encoding T9SS type A sorting domain-containing protein has protein sequence MKKMLLSILLLAVVLFNSAVAQSVALPDQYGTAGTQVVIPVMVQDFANISAITLDFTYNPAILQYQSFQNPHLFGGFVVNAQNMGSVNWLSLTWNDLTNNPMGINIPDGVLINIVFNYTGNESDLNFIVNNCTALKMPAYNEVQLVTTDGSIKEEPEAIVYMLDQYALPGEVKVPLMANFFGVEYGVGSFTFFIIYDNTKLTFSGLDDVALPAGSVFVNTISNPSRLIVDWVNPDPLGGGYTADGLLLNMVFNYTGASDTELKFQLGNCVVANNQAYEIDVDYEDAWVLTCPPILADVTVVNPTCVGSKDGSITVSNASGATSYEVNIGDGWYPLNGTFSFTDLEPDTYTLNIRNASEPVCTFHLGDYQIVDPDPLDVFFTIDGQALVPFQMIEYCFNTDLIALELVDEQGGEQASGTPPFSVTFTINGGSPIVINDIQFGSSINLVGYLPQGQLPGQIEAGTYFIEVTELSDFNECTLSPGALAYYKFTIVIEEEPLVSFGFNGVEAGHNASFTYCYGVPVGVSIYAMYGGTAPYTVTYELDGVPATVYNLNPGDFLSEPQIYASGVYEIVVTDIIDANNCHASEEFLSLCTASITINEALSIICPEDIEVSNDQGLCDAWVDFAAVAGGVPTPIVSYSIDGLIITSPHLFPVGSTTVTVVAENICGTVDCSFDVVVEDISAPAVICSDNLEKPADPGQCEWQSQAGDLTLVSATDNCGIASISWEVTFPATGPSDPEIIAAWDFEDATKLLGNLPYTADEGIPANANIATVNLTGGPIFSTWVTGAGGSGTFAPNTNTWHNAGSNAWTIVINTLGYNNLTLGSKQQSSSTGPRDFVVEYSLDGLIWVNIPGSAITVANNFTSGVLSGLALPEVCNNQPTLHLRWLRSSNIAVNGSAILGGGTNRIDDIIIIGTPNSENNIIGTNDASGIAFSVGISTVSYTVTDESGNETSCSFSVTVNDTEAPVTEADGTSTIDCIASAIEPVVPNAVDNCDGSIPGVLSNILDVPNPLLCSGTRTYTYSYTDLSDNTSYWTYTFTVLAPVVVMPENAGMEISCPSQAVEPTTPVIADNCGRNLELLSLVQTSDNTEGCVGEIVWTATYEDCSGATYFWTYTYTVLAPVVVVPDNGSSDISCPSLAVAPTNPVIIDNCGRELELVSLVQTADNTEGCAGQIEWTATYEDCSGTTYFWVYTYTVLAPVVEMPDNGASVIACPSLAIAPNTPVIADNCGRNLELLSLVQTSDNTVGCSGEIVWTATYEACNGATYFWTFTYTVLTPVVVMPENGVSEIACPSLAIAPNTPVIADNCGRDLELLSLVQTSDNTEGCAGEIVWTATYEDCAGATYFWTYSYTLLPATGPELVDENVDCSSLNQNGLPFTLAEAEMFDPASLIGQVEALYTDNCGGAVTAIVSSVTAGSPTGPNSDQSWFFTYEFTITDVCGNFTACNVTYSGSAVPETVIIDKGHIRTGEIVCYGATQTITISGLSVYGSLTLIAGESIHLLPGFKVFNQGYLHAYIGDNYCVNPVPVIIAKDLEIIPDQLPASVINNESFFKVFPNPTSGSFILQLEDVENESALKVEIYNMLGERLFMNEMSGYQQYEFNVSDLTPGIYIVRCLHGDKFGTERLIKK, from the coding sequence ATGAAAAAAATGCTACTCTCCATCTTGCTTCTTGCAGTGGTATTGTTCAACAGTGCAGTGGCCCAGTCAGTTGCCTTGCCCGACCAATACGGCACAGCAGGAACACAGGTTGTCATACCAGTAATGGTTCAGGATTTTGCCAATATCAGCGCAATAACCCTTGATTTCACTTACAACCCGGCCATACTGCAATACCAGTCCTTCCAGAACCCCCACCTTTTTGGAGGGTTTGTAGTAAACGCCCAAAATATGGGTAGTGTAAACTGGCTAAGCCTAACCTGGAACGACCTGACCAATAATCCTATGGGAATAAATATTCCTGATGGGGTTCTGATCAACATTGTTTTTAATTATACAGGAAACGAAAGCGATCTGAATTTTATAGTTAACAATTGTACGGCTCTCAAAATGCCGGCGTATAATGAGGTTCAGCTCGTAACCACAGACGGAAGTATTAAAGAGGAGCCTGAAGCAATTGTTTATATGCTGGATCAGTATGCGCTTCCCGGAGAGGTGAAAGTTCCTTTGATGGCAAACTTTTTCGGGGTCGAATACGGTGTGGGATCGTTCACTTTTTTTATCATCTATGATAACACAAAGCTTACATTTTCAGGACTGGATGATGTTGCATTGCCGGCAGGATCAGTTTTTGTGAACACCATCAGCAATCCTTCCAGGCTTATTGTTGACTGGGTAAACCCTGACCCATTAGGTGGTGGATATACGGCTGATGGCTTATTATTGAACATGGTATTTAATTACACGGGCGCTTCGGATACCGAACTGAAATTTCAGCTTGGAAATTGCGTTGTTGCCAACAACCAGGCCTACGAAATTGATGTAGATTATGAAGATGCCTGGGTGCTTACATGTCCTCCAATCTTAGCAGATGTTACTGTTGTGAACCCAACCTGCGTTGGAAGTAAAGATGGTTCAATCACTGTCAGCAACGCTTCAGGAGCAACATCTTATGAAGTCAATATTGGCGACGGATGGTATCCTTTAAATGGAACGTTTAGTTTTACTGATCTCGAACCGGATACATATACTTTAAACATCCGTAACGCATCAGAACCAGTTTGTACATTTCACCTGGGAGATTATCAAATTGTTGATCCTGATCCGCTCGATGTTTTCTTCACCATTGATGGACAAGCATTGGTGCCGTTTCAGATGATTGAATATTGTTTCAATACCGATCTTATAGCTCTGGAACTGGTGGATGAACAAGGAGGTGAACAGGCTTCAGGTACACCACCATTTTCTGTCACATTTACCATCAACGGTGGTTCTCCCATTGTGATAAACGACATACAGTTCGGTTCAAGCATCAACCTTGTTGGTTATTTGCCACAAGGCCAATTACCAGGTCAGATTGAAGCAGGCACCTATTTTATAGAAGTTACTGAATTGAGCGATTTCAATGAATGCACACTTTCACCCGGGGCGCTTGCATACTATAAGTTTACTATTGTTATTGAAGAGGAGCCTTTGGTTAGCTTTGGTTTTAACGGAGTAGAAGCCGGACATAATGCCAGTTTTACTTATTGTTATGGAGTTCCTGTGGGAGTTTCAATTTATGCAATGTATGGAGGAACTGCTCCTTATACCGTAACCTACGAACTTGATGGTGTTCCTGCAACAGTATATAATCTAAATCCCGGAGACTTTTTATCTGAACCACAGATTTATGCTTCAGGAGTTTATGAGATTGTTGTCACAGATATTATTGACGCAAATAACTGCCATGCGAGTGAAGAATTTCTCTCACTATGTACTGCTTCAATAACCATCAATGAAGCCCTTTCAATTATATGTCCTGAAGATATTGAGGTTTCCAATGATCAAGGATTATGCGACGCCTGGGTTGATTTTGCGGCAGTTGCCGGAGGTGTTCCTACTCCCATTGTATCTTATTCGATTGATGGTTTGATAATTACCTCTCCCCATTTATTCCCGGTTGGAAGTACAACTGTAACTGTAGTCGCAGAAAATATTTGTGGAACTGTAGATTGCAGTTTCGATGTTGTTGTTGAAGATATTTCCGCCCCGGCAGTAATCTGTAGTGATAATCTGGAAAAACCTGCAGATCCCGGTCAATGCGAATGGCAAAGTCAGGCAGGCGATCTCACTTTGGTTTCTGCAACAGATAATTGTGGAATTGCCAGTATAAGCTGGGAAGTGACATTTCCAGCAACAGGGCCTTCAGATCCAGAAATTATTGCCGCATGGGATTTCGAAGATGCAACAAAACTACTCGGAAACCTTCCATATACAGCAGATGAAGGAATACCGGCCAATGCAAACATTGCCACTGTTAATCTAACGGGCGGACCGATTTTTTCTACATGGGTTACTGGTGCAGGTGGATCCGGCACATTTGCCCCTAACACAAATACATGGCATAACGCTGGTAGTAATGCATGGACTATTGTTATCAATACCCTTGGGTACAACAACCTTACCTTGGGTTCAAAACAACAAAGTAGTAGTACCGGCCCACGCGATTTTGTGGTGGAATACTCCCTGGATGGTTTAATTTGGGTCAATATTCCAGGCTCTGCTATTACGGTGGCCAACAACTTTACTTCAGGTGTATTGTCAGGTCTGGCGCTTCCTGAAGTATGTAATAACCAGCCGACCTTACATTTGCGCTGGCTGAGAAGCAGTAATATTGCTGTAAATGGTTCAGCAATTTTAGGTGGTGGCACTAATCGTATTGATGATATAATTATCATAGGAACACCAAACAGTGAAAACAATATTATTGGTACAAATGACGCCAGTGGTATAGCATTTTCTGTTGGGATAAGCACTGTTAGTTATACTGTTACAGATGAGTCAGGGAATGAAACCTCATGCAGCTTTAGTGTCACCGTAAATGATACTGAAGCCCCAGTTACTGAAGCTGATGGAACTTCAACAATTGATTGTATTGCCTCTGCAATTGAACCAGTTGTTCCAAACGCTGTGGACAATTGTGATGGTTCCATTCCGGGGGTTCTGTCTAATATTTTAGATGTTCCGAACCCACTATTATGCAGTGGAACAAGAACATATACTTATTCCTACACCGACTTATCTGATAATACGTCATACTGGACTTATACTTTCACGGTGCTTGCCCCGGTGGTTGTTATGCCGGAAAACGCTGGAATGGAAATCTCTTGTCCTTCGCAGGCTGTTGAGCCAACTACACCAGTAATTGCTGACAATTGCGGACGCAATCTGGAACTTCTGAGCCTGGTTCAAACCTCGGATAACACCGAAGGTTGTGTTGGTGAAATTGTGTGGACTGCAACTTACGAAGATTGCAGCGGAGCGACTTATTTCTGGACTTACACTTACACCGTGCTTGCCCCGGTTGTTGTGGTGCCTGATAACGGTTCTTCGGATATTTCATGTCCTTCGCTGGCTGTAGCGCCAACCAACCCTGTAATTATTGACAACTGTGGCCGCGAACTTGAACTTGTGAGCCTGGTTCAAACCGCGGATAACACAGAAGGTTGTGCCGGCCAAATTGAATGGACAGCCACTTATGAAGATTGCAGCGGAACTACTTATTTTTGGGTCTATACTTACACAGTATTGGCCCCGGTAGTTGAAATGCCTGATAACGGAGCTTCCGTTATTGCTTGTCCTTCGCTGGCTATTGCACCAAATACACCTGTAATTGCTGACAATTGCGGACGCAATCTGGAACTGCTGAGCCTGGTTCAAACCTCTGATAACACCGTAGGCTGCTCCGGCGAAATTGTATGGACCGCAACCTATGAAGCATGCAACGGAGCAACTTATTTCTGGACTTTCACCTATACCGTGCTTACACCGGTAGTTGTAATGCCTGAAAATGGAGTTTCTGAAATTGCTTGTCCTTCGTTGGCCATTGCACCAAATACACCTGTAATTGCTGACAATTGCGGACGCGACCTTGAACTTCTGAGCCTGGTTCAAACCTCAGATAACACCGAAGGTTGCGCTGGCGAAATTGTTTGGACGGCCACTTATGAAGATTGTGCTGGAGCAACTTATTTCTGGACCTATTCCTACACCTTACTGCCTGCTACAGGCCCCGAATTGGTTGATGAAAATGTTGATTGCTCAAGTCTTAATCAAAATGGGCTACCTTTTACACTTGCAGAAGCTGAAATGTTTGACCCCGCAAGTCTGATAGGACAAGTGGAGGCATTGTACACTGATAATTGCGGTGGCGCTGTAACAGCTATCGTTTCATCAGTAACTGCAGGCTCTCCAACAGGACCGAACTCTGACCAATCATGGTTCTTTACCTATGAGTTTACAATCACGGATGTTTGTGGCAACTTTACTGCATGTAATGTTACTTATAGCGGCAGTGCTGTTCCGGAAACCGTGATCATTGACAAAGGCCATATCAGAACCGGGGAAATTGTATGTTATGGAGCAACGCAAACCATAACCATATCCGGGTTATCAGTATATGGTAGCCTGACCTTGATCGCAGGTGAATCTATTCACTTACTGCCGGGTTTCAAGGTCTTTAATCAGGGATATCTCCATGCGTATATTGGTGATAATTATTGTGTGAACCCAGTACCTGTAATAATAGCAAAGGATTTGGAGATTATACCTGACCAATTGCCTGCCAGTGTTATAAATAATGAAAGCTTCTTTAAAGTTTTCCCGAACCCGACATCAGGTTCCTTTATACTGCAGTTAGAGGACGTTGAAAATGAGTCGGCGCTTAAGGTTGAAATCTATAACATGCTTGGCGAAAGACTATTCATGAATGAAATGTCCGGCTATCAGCAATATGAGTTTAATGTTTCTGATTTAACGCCCGGAATTTACATCGTTCGCTGCCTCCATGGTGATAAGTTTGGAACTGAAAGACTGATCAAAAAGTAA